The Triticum aestivum cultivar Chinese Spring chromosome 7B, IWGSC CS RefSeq v2.1, whole genome shotgun sequence genome window below encodes:
- the LOC123159860 gene encoding uncharacterized protein: MRGSPSNFSYEQTGCSLVCRQRHNKTDKQQLVWMRFLVSTPLLINQLLQPLPYKIQVQPQGFTTNSLQFSPITTIHKKTSPNLQSSTMACHLRSASTPSSPRSNNTQVEQQLQSLSSTVSSPSATIDTMCHGLRRLADIYGGIEKMICTPSSQASLCHTLQRVAVEAELGRSLVVLDLCNAMQETFMELKMTVQELLLVLKRGEETSAQVKAYVRLAKKAQKQFKKISKKTASDKNDSRMVMLMAEAREITISLLESTSSILSKQIEVPKCSLVSKTLHKSKAVCEEEQLRALERSIGDLESGVELLYRRLIQNRVSLLNALSL, encoded by the coding sequence ATGAGGGGGAGCCCATCTAATTTCAGTTACGAACAAACAGGATGCTCTCTCGTCTGTCGCCAACGGCACAACAAAACAGATAAGCAACAGCTTGTCTGGATGAGATTCTTGGTGTCCACTCCTCTCTTAATCAACCAATTGCTTCAGCCTCTCCCATATAAAATACAGGTACAGCCCCAAGGCTTCACCACCAACAGCCTACAATTCTCTCCCATTACTACCATACACAAGAAAACATCACCAAACCTTCAGTCCTCAACAATGGCTTGCCATCTACGGTCGGCGAGCACGCCCTCCAGCCCTCGCTCCAACAACACACAAGTCGAGCAGCAGCTCCAGAGCCTCAGCTCAACCGTCTCTTCGCCCTCGGCGACCATCGATACCATGTGCCATGGTTTGAGGAGGCTGGCAGACATCTACGGCGGCATCGAGAAGATGATCTGCACACCAAGCAGCCAAGCCAGCCTTTGCCACACCCTGCAAAGGGTGGCAGTGGAGGCAGAGCTCGGACGGTCCCTCGTCGTGCTCGACCTCTGCAACGCCATGCAGGAGACCTTCATGGAATTGAAGATGACTGTCCAAGAGCTATTGTTGGTTCTCAAGAGAGGAGAAGAGACGTCGGCTCAAGTCAAGGCGTACGTCAGGCTAGCCAAGAAAGCACAAAAGCAGTTCAAGAAGATTAGCAAGAAGACTGCTTCCGACAAGAATGATTCTAGGATGGTGATGCTAATGGCAGAAGCGAGAGAGATCACCATCTCACTGCTCGAATCCACATCCTCAATCTTGTCGAAGCAAATTGAGGTACCCAAGTGTTCGCTTGTCTCCAAAACATTGCACAAGAGCAAAGCTGTCTGCGAAGAGGAGCAACTGCGGGCATTAGAGCGCAGTATCGGAGATCTTGAGAGCGGAGTGGAGCTTCTGTACAGGAGATTGATCCAGAACAGAGTTTCTCTTCTCAACGCTCTTAGTTTGTAG